TGGATCATCAACTACAGGAGTAAAGAAGTCCAGAGTTTGTATTAATGCCTTGTCATTATCTATTTTATAAACAGCTGCATCATCAGAATGCTCATAGCCTACGATTAAATTTTCATGGTATTTTTGTGGAATTTTTTCTAATGCTTTTGCCAAATCCTTTGGCCCTATTTTAGCTGCTCAGCCAGCTGATTTTGTTAATTGAGTCAATTTTACACTTTTCATTGTTCTCTCACTTTCTTAACAATATTCAAACTTATACGTTTATAATATATCATAAACTCCATATAAAATAACACCCCATAAATGGGGTGTCTGGATTTTATATTAATTTTCTAGCTTCTTCAATTGCTTTATCATAATTTGGATGGTCAGTTGCTTCTTTTACATATTCCACATATGTTACTTTATTATTTTTATCTATAACCACTATTCCTCTTGCTAATAATCTAAGCTCTTCAATAACAAACCCGTAATTTAAACCAAATGATAAATCCTTATAATCCGAATACACTTTGACTTTATCTATGCCTTTTCCTACGCAGAATCTTTTCTGAGCAAATGGTAAATCGACACTTATAGTTATTATTTTTACATCTCCTAATTCTGAAGCTGTTTCATTAAAATGAGTAGTTTGAAATTCGCATACTGAAGTATCTAGAGATGGTACTACACTAATTATTTTTACACTAGCTGGCTCACTACTAAAAACAAATGGATTTAAATCATTGTCTACTACTGTAAAATCTGGAGCATTATCTCCCACTTTTATTTCGTTTCCCAGTAAAGTTATAGGATTGCCTTTCATTGTTACTATATTTTGTCTTTTATTCATTATAATCTTCCCTTCTTTGATAATATGATTAAATGCTTAAATTATCACACTAAATCTTATATACCCAAATAATCAATATTAAACTTATAAAAGTTACATAGATTAACTAAAGTAAAAATTTATAATACGAATTGAAGTTTTAGTTTATATTTAAGAGTAAAAAAGCTACTAATCTATTGTTACCTTATCTTTAATATCAGAAAATTTTTTATCTCCGATTCCAGATACATCATTAAGCTGATTAATTGAAGTAAATTTGCCTAGTTCATCTCTTTTATCCAATATTCTCTGCCCCAGGACGTCTCCAACACCGGGAAGTGTTTTTAATAACTCAATATCTGCAGAATTTATATTTACAAGGTTAGACGATGAATTCATCTGGTTTAAATTTGTGACATTAAGTACATTCGTATCTCCTATTGCAGGAATTATATAGTGTCCTTCCTCTTCTAATACTAGAGCTAGGTTTACAGCATTTAAGTCAGCTTTTTCCGTAAGGCCTCCACATATTTCTACTGCATCTATTAATCTTTTTCCTTTTTCTATTTCAACAACTCTTTGATTTAAAACTTCTCCGCTTACAAAAACAGTTACATTGCTGTTTTCCTCTTGCTCATAATTTTCTTCTTCAGTATCATCAGCTATAGATTCATCTTGCATTATAGAGCTATCAGTATCTCCAATGATGTATTCCTTGCTATTGGCATTAAGGTTTATAACCATAACTGTAAGTAAAGTAAATACTAAAATAATAGTTATTAAAAGATATTTATTTTTGTTCTTCATAATAATCTCCCTTTTAATATTCTTATAGTTAAACATTTCTTCATAAAATCAAAAACTCCTTTATTTTTTAAATTTTTTCTCTAGTTCTAGAATCAAATTATCATAGTATGTTATACTAAATTCTAGTAATTGTTATTGGAGGTATTTAATGAAAACTAAATTATGCTTTGTTTATGGAATTATTACTATATTATTTCTCAACTTATTTATTAGCTCTAGCTTCGCATCTCCCATTGAGCCTGATATATCAGCTGAAGCAGCAATATTAATTGAGATAGATAGCGGAGAAATTCTCTACGAAAAAAATGCTAATGCTCCAATGTATCCAGCATCAACTACAAAAATAATGACAGCACTCTTAGCTCTTGAACATTTAAATTTAGAAGATAAAATTACAGTCCCTGAAGATATGGGGCCAGCAGATGGAAGCGCTATGTATCTGCTCCCTGGAGAAGTATTCACTGTTAGAGAACTCTTAGATGGCTTATTAGTTAAATCAGCAAATGATGCTGCAGTCCTTTTAGCCAGAACTATATCAGGTGATATTCAAAGCTTTGCAACTTTGATGAACCAAAGGGCAAAAGATATCGGCTGTGCTAATACAAGCTTTGCAAACCCTAATGGTCTTCATGACCCTAGCCATACAATAAGCGCACATGATATGGCTTTAATAGCTAGAGAAGCTATGAAAAATGCTACTTTTAGAGAGCTTGTATCACAAGTAAATGTAACTCTTAATGAAACGCCTCAAACCCCAGAAAAAAGATATTTTAGAAATACAAACAGGTTTTTATGGTCTACGAGTAAAATAATCTATAACAACGAATACATACCAATAAAATATGAGGTAGTTGACGGTATTAAAACCGGCTATACAGGAGAAGCTGGCAATTGTTTAGTTTCAAGTGGGAAGAAAAATGATATTAGAGTAATTTCTGTAGTGTTTAAAGCTTCCGGATACGATGTTTACAGAGATTCTAGACTTTTACTTGATTATGGCTTTGATAATTTTGAGAAAAAAACTCTTATAAAAAAGGATACTGTGCTCGGGAGTCAGCCTATAAACTACTCCTCTCAAGGAAGCTTGGAATATGGTACTAAAGAAAATTTTGTGGTTCCTTATCTTAAGTCTAGTTTACCAGTATATAACACTAAAATTATGTTAAATGATTTAAAACTACCTATTTCTAAGGGAGATATTGTTGGAAAACTAGTTATTAGTAATGATAAATCTACAAACGAACTTACTCTTTTTGCCCTTAACAATGTCGAGTCTATATTTAATTTCAACTTTATTAAACAGATATTTACATATAATTCTTCAAGTATACTAAAATATTTAGGTTATTCATTATCAAGCTTATTTGTTCTATTTATTGGATTTAGATATTATGTTTATTGCAAGAGAAAAAAAAGATTAAAAAGAAAATCTTATCGTAAACTATATTAAGGCTTTTAATTTCTGCGTTTTTTTGGTTTAATATATATAAGCACAATATTTAAAAAATTTAACCAATTTTACAAGGAGGTAATTCCAATGGTAAAATTATTAATCGGTGAGGCTGGTAGTGGTAAAACAAAAGCAATGATTCAAATGGCAAATGAATCGATTGAGTTAGTAAAAGGCGAATTAGTTTATATTGAATCAAGCAGTAAGCATATGCATCAACTTCATCGAGATATTCGATTTATCTCCACTCAAGATTTTAATCTTGATACTTTTTCTTCAATTTATGGCTTTATTTGTGGCTTGGTCAGCGAGAATTACGATATTGAAAAAATCTTTATCGACGGTCTAGATAAGATAATTAATCCTTTGTCTGCTGATTTAATATCGTTTATTGACGGTATTGATAAATTATCAGATAAACATGAGTTTGAAATTATCATTTCAGCTAGCATTTATGACCAAGCTGTTTTAGAAAAAGTTCAAAAATATTCTCATAACTATGAAAAGGTAAGTTTATAATTTTAAAAATAAAAACACTTCAAATTAGAAGTGTTTTTATTTTTTCTTTTTTAGTTATGAAGGTTATTAAATATTTTTTTAATTAAATATTTTCGAACATAAGGTACAACCCGTAGCTGTTGCAGCAACTCCTCCAAGAGCAGTTTCTCTAAGTTCTACCGGCATGCTTCTTCCTACTTTATACATAGATTCTACAACCTCATCAAAAGGAATTATACTATCGATACCTGCTAAAGTCATCTCCGCACTAATAAGAGAATTTGTAGCTCCAATAGCATTTCTTTTCTGGCAAGGTGCTTCAACTAAGCCTGCAATTGGGTCGCATATTAATCCCATAATATTCTTGATACATATTGCTGCAGCATCTAGACACTGCTTTGGTGTACCACCCATAAGTTCACAAACTGCAGCAGATGCCATCGCTGCAGCACTTCCTGTTTCAGCTTGGCAACCTCCTTCGGCCCCAGCAACAGTTGCATTCATAGTTACAACCATTCCTATTCCAGCAGCTGTAAATAGAGCTTTTGTCATCTGTTCATCAGTAAAACCATGAGCTTCTTGAATTGCAGTTAAAACTCCAGGTATAATACCACACGAACCAGCTGTTGGTGCCGCTACTATCAGACCCATTGAAGCATTTACTTCTAACACTCCCATTGCGTATGCCATAGCTTTCGACGTTGTAAGTCCGCTTATATTTTTATTGTTTTCAATTTGCTTAATAAGTTTTTTTGCTTCTCCACCTATTAATCCACCCATAGATTTTATATCTTCTGTTAAAGATTTGTGAACTGCATTCTTCATAATAATAAATGACTTATGCATTTGAGCAAAGACTTCATCTTCTGTTTTACTATAGTTATTCATTTCAAGCTTAATCATAATATCAGAAATCATTAGATTTTCTTTGCTACATAAATCCAATAATTCTTTTCCATTATTAAATTTCATACAATCTCTCCTCTTTAAAAAATACTACATTATATAGAAATTAAAAAAGTATCAATTATATACTCATGTTCCTTCAATTTAAGTAATATATCTTCAGATACCTTTTCATCAAGTTCAAGCATAGTAAAAGCTTTTTCTCCCAAAGATTCTCTGAACAGGCTCATAAAAGCTATATTAATATTATTTTCACTTAAAACTTTTGTTATATGAGCAACTACTCCTGGTTTATCAATTTGTTGAACCATTATAGTAGCATATTCTCCAGTAAATTTAACATCTATACCATTTATTTGTCTTACTAATACACTGCCTCCTCCAATTGATTCTCCAACCAAACTCATAGAAGCGTTCTCACCTAGAATATCAATTCTAACTGTATTTGGATGCATCTCAGGTGTAGTTTCTCCTTCAACGAAAGAATATTTCAAATTATTTTTATCTGCTATCTCAAATGAATTTCTAATTCTGTCATCGTCAGTATCAAAACCCATTATTCCACCTAGTAAGGCTCTATCAGTACCATGCCCTTTATAGGTTTTTGCAAATGAACCATAAAGAGTAAATTTCACTTCTTTAATTGTTCCTTTAAATATTTTATAGGCAATTAGAGAAATTCTCAAAGCTCCAGCTGTATGGGAGCTAGATGGTCCTATCATAATAGGTCCTATAATATCAAATACACTTATTTTTTTCATAAAACACCTCTGAAATATATTTTAATTAATTATTCGACTATATAGCTTCTACAGTAATCTCTTCTGCATCTTTCCATAGTCTTTCCAAATTATAAAACTGTCTATCCTCTGTTTTAAATACGTGTATAATGTAATCTCCATAATCTAAAAGTATCCAGTTCGAGCTAGAAGTTCCTTCTTTAGCTCTTACGAAAATATCATGCTCTTCAAGTTCCTTTTCAATGTTATCAGTTATTGATTTAACCTGTCTTTCATTTGATGCACTTGTAATAATGAAATAATCTGCAAGCGATGAAATATTACCAATTTTTAATATTTTTATATCTTCACCTTGCTTATCATCAATTGCCTTGTAAACTAATTTTATGCTTTCCTCAATATTCATTTAATTCCTCCTCTAAAAATCTTTTCCAATTACAATCAATACATCTGGCTCTATATTTTGATATTTTTCAGCTTTCTGTACTATTTTACCTTTGCCTAAAATCTTTTTGACTGTATTAGCTAATTTTTTATTGTCCTTATAATAAATTATAGTCTCATCATATGAAAATTTATCAGCATTTCCAGTTTTTGATATAGTAAAATCTTCAATCTTCAAAAGATCAGATGCACGTGTAGCAACTCCATTTTTACCAGACCCGTTTAAAATAATAATCTGAGCATCTTTTTCATTAACAACAGGTGTTTCTAGTGCTTGATTTGAATTCGTACTTGAATCAGAATTATTTTCTTCAGTACTATTTTCATCTAAAATTTCTGGATAATTTCCTGACATTAGAAATTCCAAATCACTTTTTAAAGTTTCTTCATCTATTTTGTAGTAAGAAATTCCATTAATTGTAGCAGCATCACCTGGCACAACAGATTTTTGAATTTCAGCAGGTTTTATTTTCAAACCTTCTTTCGCTAAATCAAGCATATCTTTTTTGCTCATATCAGTATCTACATACATAAACAAAGTTTCTATGTACTGAGGAACTCTAATTATCGATGCAGGTGACATAACTTTTTCTAGTACGGCTTGTATGAACTCTTGCTGAGCATTAATTCTTCCTAAATCTTGGTTCGCATATCCTTTTCTAAAACGTAAATACTCCATAGATTTTTGTCCATCTAATATTTGTCTTCCCTTTTTTAAATCTATTTTAAGTGGTGGTGTGGCATAAGGGTCAGAATATTTCATATTCATAGGAACATCAATCTCAACTCCCCCTATATCATCTATCGTTTTAAATAAGGCTTGGTAGTCCACTCTAACATAGTGATGAATCGGAATCTGAAGCAAATCCTTTGTTGTTTTTAAAGCTAAATCCACGCCTCCATAAGCATGAGCGTGATTTATTTTATCCATACCCTGTCTTCCTCTAATCTTAACCCTGCTGTCTCGCGGAATCGATAAAATAAACGCTGTGCTAGTCTTCGGGTCAATACTTAGTAGCATCATAGTATCTGTTCTTGAAGTATTCGCTTCATACTTACCGTTAAGAGCATCAATTCCCAGCATAAGAATATTTACTCTTTCCTTTTTTACTTTTGTATCCAATTCTTCAGTTTTAACTGCAGCTTCTATAGTTTTATCAACTTCATCTTTTTCGAAATAGAAGTAAAATCCAGCTCCAAATACTAAGGTAAATATCATAAAAAAGCTTATAAAAATCTTTAGAAAATGTTTCACACACAGACTCCTTTCTCATTTAGAATACTTAAAAGATAATTTCTTGCTTCAACTGTCCTAGTATGAACAATTTTATTTTCGTCAATTAGATGTATAATTGTTCCATTAAAGGCAGTATATAAAGCTAAATTATAATCTATATCTACTAAGTTTCTTATTTTATCTACACCAGGATAGTCTCTATTTTTTTCGATATAGTCTGCCAAACAAATTAATTTTTCAAGCTCGCTCATTTTTTTTCTTCCTGTAGTATGGAACTCAATTGCATTTAACACATCATTATCATTAACATTGTAATTGTTTTGAGCTATATGTCTTGCAATTTTACCATGCATTAGCTCTTTATTGCCATACTCAATATCATCAAAGTCTAATTTATTAGCTTTAGAAAATTCAAGCATATTCTTCTTGCTCATCCCTTTAGCATAATCGTGAAATATTGCTGCTAGCCTTGCTCTTTCTTTTGAAACTGAAAATTTTTCAGCTAACTCATCTGCAGAATCGATTACTCCTAATATATGTATGTACCTTTTTTCGCTTACATTCTTTTTTAGCTCTATCATTATATCTTCCATATATCACCTAGCTCTATAAAGATTGTGCTTATAAATATATCTCTCTACTTGATTGTCCACCATGTAAGTTATACTTTTATTATTGTATATATTTTGTCTTATTTCAGTAGATGAGATATCAATAACAGGAGTTTCAAAAAAATCTACTTTATCAAGAAAATCTTCAGTCAAATTGATTAAATTTCCTGCACTTTGAGTAGTTCTTGATACAACTACAAATCTTGTATATTCAGGGAGCAGTTCATAATCTTTCCACGTATGAATGGTTTCAATAGTATCATAACCTACTATAAAATATATCTCGCTATCTAAGTAAACAGTTTTAAGTTGTTTTAATGTATCTATGGTATAAGTATTGCCTTTTCTATCTATTTCTATTAATGATGAAAAAAAATAATCATTGCTTGCGATAGCTAGATTAACCATATTATATCTATGAATTGCTTCTGAGACATTTAGCCCATCTTTGTGTGGTGGTTGTCCAGAAGGGATGAATAATACTTTATCCAAATTGTACTTAATTCTAACTTGTTCAGCTATAAATAAATGTCCATTATGAATAGGATCAAAGGTTCCACCCATAATACCTATTTTTTTATTTTTCATCTGATTGCTCCTGTTTCATCAATATAATCTATACTAACCTATATATTATACATTAATTATCTTATTTTACCAACCTTTACTCCTAGAATAAGGAATTCTAATGCAAGCTAGAATAAAAACTACCCTTACGGGTAGTTTAAATGAAGTCAAATATATTTTTCTTAACGAAAACTTTACAGTTTATTTAGGCAACTTGATTTTAGGATTGTTTTTTGACTTCTTATAGAGTGTAAATGTAAAACCTATAGCTTGTACAAACTCAGCATTAATTTCTTGTGCTAATGTATTGGCTGTATCTTTTGTATCCAGTCCAGAATTTTCTAATATTCTTATTTTTAGTATTTCTCTTTTTTCAAGCGCTTCCTCTATAGAAGCCTTGACAGAATCTGTAATGCCTTCTTTTCCAATATGAGACATTACTTCTAAGTTATTTGCCAAAGATTTTAAATACGCTCTTTGTTTTCCTTTTAGCATTTCATCACCTACTCATAATATTCAAACTCTAAATCATAAATTCTTACCGTATCTCCATCCTGAACTCCGATAGAACGAAGCTTATCAAATACTCCAGTTTTTTCCATGATACTTTGGAAATATCTTATAGACTCCATGTCTTCAAAATCTACTGAATATAATAGTTTTTCAAGTCTATTACCTTCTACTATAAAAATGTCATTTTCTTTATAGACTTTAATTTCATCAATATTCTGAGAGATAACCTTTGTTTCATCGTAAATATCTTCTTCATCAAATAAGTCTACTTCCTCTGCATCTTTTAGCATCTGAGAAATAGTATTTAAAATTTCATCTACTCCGCTTAGAGTAGCAGCAGACATGCTGTAAACCTTGTAACCTCTATTTTCTAATTCTGCCTTAAAATTATTATATATGTCAATATCATCTAAAATATCCATCTTATTAGCGACAACTATTTGAGGTCTAGATGATAATTTTTCATTATATTTTTTTAATTCTGTATTGATTTTTTCAAAATCATCTAAAGGATCTCTTCCTTCAATTCCTGATATATCAACAATATGAACTAGAACTTTAGTTCTTTCAATATGTCTTAAAAAGTCATGTCCTAAGCCTATCCCTTCGTTTGCACCTTCTATGATTCCAGGTATATCTGCAACCACAAAACTATCGCCATTTTTTAATTTTGTCACTCCTAAATTTGGTGTAAGAGTTGTAAAATGATAGTTGGCTATTTTAGGTTTAGCTTTAGATATTATTGAAAGGAATGTTGATTTACCAACATTAGGAAAACCAATTAACCCTACATCAGCTATAAGTCTAAGCTCTAATATAATGTTCTTTTCCTCTCCATCCTTGCCTGCTTTTGCAAATCCTGGGGCTTGTCTTACTGACGTCTTAAAATGAGTATTTCCTTTTCCGCCATATCCACCTTTTGCTGCAATAAACTCATCTCCATCATTTTTCAAATCCGCCATAACAAGACCAGTTTCTTCATCTTTAATAATTGTTCCAACTGGAACTCTTAGATATAAATCTTCTCCATGTTTTCCAAACATATTAGAGCCTTTTCCGTCTTCTCCTGGTTCAGCGACATATTTACTTTTATATCTGTAATCCATTAGAGTACGTAAATTTGAATCTGCAATAATTATTACATTTCCACCTTTACCGCCATCTCCACCTGCTGGTCCACCTGCTGGTACATAGATTTCTCTTCTAAAAGCAACAGCGCCGTTTCCACCATTTCCAGCTTTTATATATAACTTTGCTTTATCTACAAACATTTTCTCACCTTTTTTCTTCTATATACAAAATTAGGAGTGCTTAAAAGCACTCCTATAAGTATCTTATGTGTATACAACAAGGTTCCCTAACCAAGTAAGCAATTTAAAATCACTTAAATTAGTTGGTTTCTTATTCTGCTACAGCAGGATATATGCTGACTTGCTTTCTCTTCTTATCTTTTCTTTCAAACTTTACAACTCCGTCAACTAGAGCGAAAAGTGTATCATCTCCACCCTTTCCAACATTGTTTCCAGGATGTACTTTAGTTCCTCTTTGTCTTACAAGTATAGAACCAGCAGATACTTCTTGACCGTCATATCTTTTAACACCAAGTCTTTTAGATACAGAATCACGACCGTTTTTAGAAGAACCTACCCCTTTTTTACTTGCAAATAACTGGAGATCCATTTTAAACATGAATTACACCTCCTCTTTTCTTATATATATATAATCCGAATAGTTTTCCTTAATATTATCTAGCCCTAATCTTAGCGTATTAGTTAAAACTTGAACTTTCTCAAGCATACTAGGCTCTAAATCATCTGGAAGTTTAAAATATAAGTATCCGCTTTCAATTTTATACTCAATGTTTCCATCAAGTATATCTATTAACCCAAGTAGAATCGTTTGAGTTATTCCAGATATTGATGCGCAAACTATATCTTGTCCATATTCTGAAGAGTTAGCATGTCCGCTAATTTCAACACCATTAATATCATTTTTTTTAAACTTTAATACTATTTTCACCATATTAAGCGTTTATAGATTCAATAGTAATTTTAGTATATGGTTGTCTATGACCTTGCTTACGTCTGTAGTCTTTTTTAGCTTTATATTTGAATACAATTATTTTCTTAGCTTTACCTTGAGCTAAAACCTTAGCATTCACTTTATAAGCAGCAGCATCAGAGCCAGTCATCATTTGACCATCTTTAGAAACAGCAACAATTTTGTCTAGAGTTACAACATCTCCTTCAGCAGCGTTTAGCTTCTCTACGAAAAGAGTATCTCCCTCTTTAACCATATATTGTTTTCCACCAGTCTCAACGATTGCGTACATACAGCACCTCCTATTTCCAGTCTCGCCACGTAAGGTTTTTCATAATTGAAAATTAATACCTCAAATGAGCGGCTTCTTACAAATATTTATGATATCATAAGACCATAGAGCTGTCAACGAAAATTAACCTAAAAGTGAGCCTTTAAAGTCAATTTTTTTACGTCTATAAATTCAGCCTCAATAGTTATGTTAAGCTCGTTTTCTATATCATTTAAATATTGTTTTGTCGTTTCATTTAATATATATGGTATCTTAATCTTAAATTGCTTTTGATTTGTGTGCTTAGTAGCGTTGCTAAGCTCTATAAACAACTGGTTAAAATATAGTTCATCGGTTAAAACCTTTCCGAGTCCATCACATAATGGACAAGATTTAGTATATCTCTCATAGATATTTTCTTTATCTCTTTTTCTAATAATCTGCATAATCCCAAGCTCTGTTATTGAAGTTACTGAGGATTTTTTCCCATCTTTTTTTAAAAGCTCTGTTACCTTATTAATTAGTTTAATTTTGTTTTGGTTCTCTTTCATATCCATGAAATCAATTAAAATAATTCCCGATAAATCTCTTAGTAGTATTTGTCTTACTGCCTCGTCAGCAGCAATCAAATTTATTTCGAGGGCATTTTTCTCAAATCCAAGCTTATAGTTAGCATTACCACTATTTACATCTATTATATGGCATGCTTCCGTACTCTCTACAAATAAAGATATATTATTATTAACTTCAACTTTCTTTTGAAACAAGTTTCTAATCTGAGAGGTGAGCTTCAAGTAATCAAATAAAAACTCCGTATCGATAAAAGTTGGAGTAATTATCTGAATTTTGGATTTTAGCGAATTTTCAATATGCTTTAAAAGCTGTTTATCGTTACATATTAATTTATCAATACTTTCAGGGTTTGACTTAAAAATGAATTGCTCTATAGGATCATACTGAGTGTATATAAGTTTATTATTTAATCCTAGCTTGGATTGTTTCTCAATTTCATTCCAAATATCGAATAACTTATCAATATCACTTTTGATTTCACTTTCACTTACATTATAGGCTAAGGTTCTTATCACTATGCCTACAGAAGTTCC
This is a stretch of genomic DNA from Acetoanaerobium sticklandii. It encodes these proteins:
- the rplU gene encoding 50S ribosomal protein L21, yielding MYAIVETGGKQYMVKEGDTLFVEKLNAAEGDVVTLDKIVAVSKDGQMMTGSDAAAYKVNAKVLAQGKAKKIIVFKYKAKKDYRRKQGHRQPYTKITIESINA
- a CDS encoding ribonuclease E/G is translated as MDFIIEKGKAFDKLACISDEKLIRVDFVSSSDSITEGNIYRSTVKKINQNLNSAIVDLGICEGYLQDNYSLVGLKKGDELLLQVKRPGIKNKMPKLTRELSLMGRYCVMFPYGKDINFSNRIEDDSWKLELKAYLKQSIGTSVGIVIRTLAYNVSESEIKSDIDKLFDIWNEIEKQSKLGLNNKLIYTQYDPIEQFIFKSNPESIDKLICNDKQLLKHIENSLKSKIQIITPTFIDTEFLFDYLKLTSQIRNLFQKKVEVNNNISLFVESTEACHIIDVNSGNANYKLGFEKNALEINLIAADEAVRQILLRDLSGIILIDFMDMKENQNKIKLINKVTELLKKDGKKSSVTSITELGIMQIIRKRDKENIYERYTKSCPLCDGLGKVLTDELYFNQLFIELSNATKHTNQKQFKIKIPYILNETTKQYLNDIENELNITIEAEFIDVKKLTLKAHF